One window of the Thermoanaerobaculia bacterium genome contains the following:
- a CDS encoding pitrilysin family protein produces MRLHSDSLSCGLQVYHLEDPAATAASVQVWYRIGCAHEPENKRGIAHLLEHMMFKGTDSVGPEEHARTIQRLGGQSNAFTTEDVTVYFQTLPAEHGLRAIHLEADRMTNLAFPEGHFLKERGVVLEEYSERILNQPVTRALQSIRRTIFQGHPYAIDPAGIPEQVESFSREDLAEFYHRYYHPANATLITAGPHSFQVLREAAESAFDSHQRPGDPAPDIPPFPENPPSLITDRSPIRVHLHCRVYYLSRNPENFHSLQALNLLLGDGETAVMRRRIERKRMGVIHAGTFHYPTRAGHLFFVYLAVLPFLGFRNAAGELSRIMEGPTPFSPKDLEEIRGRIRISLASQLMGTEKKATRLGDCVVMRDDPDAFFRDDETFSTLSYDRIHETFRQLQQARWTTINLKARWSRAGN; encoded by the coding sequence ATGAGGCTTCACAGCGATTCTCTCTCCTGCGGACTTCAGGTGTACCACCTGGAGGACCCGGCCGCAACGGCCGCAAGTGTTCAGGTCTGGTATCGTATCGGCTGTGCGCACGAGCCGGAAAACAAGAGAGGAATTGCCCATCTTCTGGAGCACATGATGTTCAAGGGAACGGATTCCGTGGGTCCCGAAGAGCATGCAAGGACGATCCAGAGGCTGGGAGGCCAGTCCAACGCCTTCACCACAGAAGACGTGACCGTCTACTTTCAGACGCTTCCCGCGGAACACGGGCTTCGGGCCATTCATTTGGAAGCCGACCGGATGACAAACCTGGCCTTTCCGGAGGGCCACTTTCTCAAAGAGCGGGGCGTCGTACTCGAAGAGTACAGTGAACGGATCCTTAACCAGCCCGTCACAAGAGCCCTCCAATCGATACGCAGAACCATCTTTCAGGGCCATCCCTATGCCATCGATCCGGCCGGAATCCCGGAGCAGGTCGAATCCTTTTCCCGGGAAGACCTGGCAGAGTTCTACCATCGTTACTACCATCCAGCCAATGCAACGCTGATCACAGCCGGGCCCCACTCCTTCCAGGTGCTCCGGGAAGCGGCCGAATCAGCATTTGATTCCCATCAACGACCGGGAGATCCCGCTCCGGACATCCCCCCCTTTCCGGAGAATCCTCCGTCCCTCATCACCGATCGATCCCCCATTCGCGTCCACCTCCATTGCCGGGTGTACTATCTGTCCAGGAATCCGGAAAACTTCCATTCTCTTCAAGCCTTGAACCTTCTCCTTGGAGATGGAGAAACTGCCGTCATGAGACGGCGAATCGAACGAAAACGCATGGGAGTCATTCATGCCGGTACGTTTCACTACCCGACCCGTGCCGGCCATCTCTTCTTTGTCTACCTCGCTGTTCTCCCCTTTCTGGGATTCAGAAATGCCGCAGGAGAACTTTCCAGGATCATGGAGGGACCCACGCCCTTTTCACCGAAAGATCTGGAAGAGATCCGGGGACGGATTCGCATTTCCCTGGCCTCCCAGCTTATGGGTACAGAAAAGAAGGCGACCCGCCTTGGAGATTGTGTTGTCATGCGAGATGATCCTGATGCTTTTTTTCGTGATGATGAAACCTTTTCGACTCTTTCCTATGACAGAATCCATGAGACCTTTCGCCAGCTCCAGCAGGCCCGCTGGACAACGATCAACCTGAAGGCCCGATGGTCACGCGCCGGCAACTGA
- a CDS encoding pitrilysin family protein — MVTRRQLNWSLLSSGSFLITAESEFPPCFQIGFLFPAGSADEAVGLEGLSQIALPLLGRETLRHSRTELQRNLDRLGAIVDSDTMEETSIVTMVFMEDHVDECLSLLREILTEPTVQKRDLAREKRKLRANFQILDQDPDVVTEAHARTAYFGPGHPLSQQARPKTVGRIKLQDCRQFWEMLMRRGPLAVFFSGPASHARLRELYCRWFGTLHTSFGSAILPAPRAEPTRRLLHRPSLQQAALHAIIPTVPRTESLYLPLRIGLYAWLEGGFSSRLMTKLRVELGGTYGIHGAYHTLRDCGFFSLQTSVNTAMLESVLTILSEEYTLLRTRGLSDAEFQETVDSFIHAFPLLWDSTPELGSHLLRQYALGVPLETVLEFPDRVRALKLEEIQRALQALPSTLPIQVVAVPNESNLPSCLSHYRRHRWLEFAS, encoded by the coding sequence ATGGTCACGCGCCGGCAACTGAACTGGTCCCTGCTTTCTTCCGGTTCTTTCCTGATCACCGCGGAATCGGAGTTTCCTCCCTGTTTCCAGATCGGTTTTCTCTTTCCTGCAGGGTCGGCAGATGAAGCCGTCGGACTGGAGGGTCTATCTCAGATTGCCCTTCCCCTTCTGGGAAGAGAAACGTTGCGTCATTCCCGTACAGAACTGCAGCGGAATCTCGATCGACTCGGCGCCATCGTGGACAGTGACACCATGGAAGAAACATCCATCGTCACCATGGTCTTCATGGAAGATCATGTGGATGAATGCCTGTCTCTTCTCAGGGAGATCCTTACCGAACCCACGGTTCAGAAAAGAGATCTGGCCAGGGAGAAACGAAAGCTCCGTGCAAACTTCCAGATTCTGGATCAGGATCCCGACGTCGTAACTGAGGCCCATGCACGCACGGCCTATTTTGGTCCCGGCCATCCGCTCAGCCAGCAGGCCCGACCGAAAACAGTGGGGCGAATCAAGCTCCAGGACTGCAGACAGTTCTGGGAAATGCTGATGCGCCGGGGTCCTCTGGCTGTATTTTTCTCCGGTCCGGCTTCCCACGCCCGGCTTCGTGAACTCTATTGTCGATGGTTCGGGACCCTGCACACATCTTTCGGCTCGGCCATTCTTCCTGCTCCACGGGCGGAGCCGACCCGTCGCCTGCTTCACAGACCGTCCCTCCAGCAGGCGGCACTTCATGCCATTATTCCCACGGTTCCGCGGACCGAATCTTTGTACCTTCCTCTCCGCATCGGCCTCTATGCATGGCTGGAGGGCGGATTTTCCTCCAGGCTGATGACAAAGTTGCGGGTCGAACTGGGGGGCACGTACGGGATTCACGGGGCCTATCACACTCTTCGTGATTGCGGGTTTTTCAGTCTTCAGACATCGGTCAACACAGCGATGCTTGAATCCGTGCTGACGATTCTGTCCGAAGAATACACCCTCCTTCGTACACGAGGACTCAGCGATGCGGAATTTCAGGAAACGGTGGATTCGTTTATCCATGCCTTTCCACTCCTTTGGGACAGCACCCCGGAACTGGGATCCCACCTGCTGCGGCAGTATGCCCTGGGAGTCCCCCTGGAGACGGTTCTGGAATTTCCCGACAGAGTCCGGGCTTTGAAGCTGGAAGAGATTCAGAGGGCGCTTCAGGCTCTCCCCTCCACTCTTCCGATCCAGGTTGTAGCTGTTCCGAACGAATCCAATCTGCCTTCCTGTCTGAGCCACTACCGGAGACACCGATGGCTGGAATTCGCATCGTAA
- a CDS encoding phosphatase PAP2 family protein, producing the protein MTPRNWRIFPFELFILLNLLATVLFLRIHGIGLTVRTFTNVAKVSLPLFLLYMAAGLLLTIGLAAIRKDLGDYLRTFFSPTSLLVAARILLGAVILMYGYVWIKLTIPLTAASTADLFLWKLDIRVHMGLAPFAAVPELLHRAGLLHLIDLYYGKIYLPSVLLVFGLCSVHREIRFRLAFALGYAIVWGLGGWLYLTLPSMGPCYERPALYQAYQGELAISRSTQTTLKDNYDRVMRARKTGTIEKPFNPGYGIAAFPSLHVAAHAFFTLLFWRRSRSLSILFLSMTFLTFIGSLATGWHYAVDGYAGILLAVLAWFAFRIASEKREQSTSQADADSGKTRERAS; encoded by the coding sequence ATGACACCCCGGAATTGGAGAATCTTTCCCTTTGAACTCTTTATCCTCCTGAACCTGCTGGCCACCGTTCTTTTTTTGCGAATTCACGGGATCGGTCTGACGGTTCGGACATTCACGAATGTTGCAAAGGTCAGCCTTCCCCTCTTCCTGCTCTATATGGCGGCAGGGCTGCTTCTGACAATCGGCCTTGCAGCCATTCGGAAAGACCTCGGGGATTATCTTCGAACCTTCTTCTCACCGACATCTCTTCTGGTTGCGGCCCGGATTCTACTCGGTGCCGTGATTCTCATGTACGGATATGTATGGATCAAACTGACCATCCCTCTGACTGCGGCTTCCACCGCAGACCTCTTCCTGTGGAAACTGGACATCCGGGTTCACATGGGTCTCGCGCCCTTTGCTGCAGTTCCTGAACTCCTCCACCGTGCCGGCCTTCTTCACCTGATCGACCTCTACTACGGAAAAATCTATCTTCCCTCCGTTCTTCTGGTTTTTGGACTCTGTTCGGTCCACCGTGAAATCCGCTTTCGACTGGCTTTCGCCCTGGGATATGCGATTGTATGGGGCCTTGGAGGCTGGCTCTACCTGACCCTTCCTTCCATGGGACCGTGTTATGAACGTCCGGCCCTCTATCAGGCCTATCAGGGAGAGCTGGCCATCTCCCGGAGCACACAGACCACGCTGAAGGACAACTATGACAGGGTGATGAGAGCCCGAAAAACGGGGACCATAGAGAAGCCGTTCAATCCCGGGTATGGAATTGCAGCCTTTCCAAGCCTTCATGTGGCAGCTCACGCATTTTTCACTCTCCTGTTCTGGCGCCGGAGTCGCAGTCTTTCCATCCTCTTTTTGAGCATGACCTTTCTTACCTTTATCGGGTCCCTGGCTACAGGCTGGCACTATGCCGTTGATGGATACGCCGGGATCCTGCTGGCTGTCCTGGCCTGGTTCGCGTTCCGGATAGCCAGCGAAAAACGTGAGCAGTCCACTTCGCAGGCCGATGCCGACTCCGGAAAAACCCGGGAACGGGCGTCATGA